A genomic region of Runella rosea contains the following coding sequences:
- a CDS encoding D-2-hydroxyacid dehydrogenase: MQIFVNTSLNESLRQALKQQLPTGHSVFFKNEWSETEQAAAFQQSQVILGNPPVAWLTTAPPLLKYWQLDSAGFDGYKNLNLSNVAICNLADYFSIPCAETIVAGILAFYRGVDELTLLKAEKRWVGAPIRFRLNLLTGKRVVILGAGSIGQAVKKMLSGFDCSVQMVARSHPSATIHSPEELMTVLPQTDLVINCLPGTAKGFFTAQMIDTLPTTAVFANVGRGTTVDEPALIAALLEKRLAGAVLDVTEVEPLPTDNPLWDMSNVILTQHTGGGQASEDEGKIAFFVKNFQRFLNGQPLENQIDLTRGY; this comes from the coding sequence ATGCAAATTTTCGTAAATACGTCCCTCAACGAATCGCTTCGCCAAGCATTGAAACAACAGTTGCCCACGGGGCATTCAGTATTTTTCAAGAATGAATGGTCAGAAACCGAGCAAGCGGCGGCTTTTCAACAATCACAGGTGATTTTGGGAAACCCACCCGTCGCTTGGTTGACAACTGCGCCGCCTTTACTCAAATACTGGCAGTTGGATTCGGCGGGTTTTGACGGCTACAAAAACCTGAATTTGTCCAACGTGGCCATTTGCAACCTGGCCGATTATTTCTCCATTCCCTGTGCCGAAACGATAGTGGCGGGTATTCTGGCTTTTTATCGTGGCGTAGATGAACTCACCTTGCTCAAAGCCGAAAAACGTTGGGTTGGCGCACCGATTCGCTTTCGACTCAATTTACTCACGGGCAAACGTGTGGTGATTTTGGGAGCGGGCAGCATCGGACAAGCCGTCAAAAAAATGCTTTCGGGCTTTGATTGCTCCGTTCAAATGGTTGCGCGCTCTCACCCGAGTGCGACGATTCATTCGCCCGAAGAATTGATGACGGTATTGCCCCAAACTGATTTGGTTATCAACTGTCTTCCCGGCACTGCTAAAGGTTTTTTCACGGCCCAAATGATTGATACTTTGCCAACTACGGCGGTTTTTGCCAACGTAGGACGCGGAACCACGGTAGACGAGCCGGCACTGATTGCCGCTTTGCTGGAAAAACGACTAGCTGGCGCGGTCTTGGACGTGACCGAAGTTGAACCTTTACCAACGGACAACCCGCTTTGGGATATGTCTAATGTGATTCTTACCCAACACACGGGCGGCGGGCAGGCAAGTGAAGATGAAGGAAAAATTGCTTTTTTCGTCAAAAACTTTCAACGCTTTTTAAATGGACAACCTCTTGAAAATCAGATTGATTTAACCCGTGGCTACTAA
- a CDS encoding YybH family protein yields the protein MKIFALFLIATCLFTGITGFSQQNADEKAILKILQKQEADWNAGDVNSFMEGYWKSDSLAFIGAKGPTYGWKNTLENYKVRYPDRATMGTLKFTILRLNALDKNAYFVIGKWHLTRPEKGDIGGHYTLVFRKIGRKWLIVSDHTS from the coding sequence ATGAAAATCTTCGCATTATTTTTGATTGCCACCTGTTTGTTTACAGGTATTACTGGTTTTTCCCAACAAAATGCCGACGAAAAAGCAATTTTAAAAATTCTCCAAAAGCAAGAAGCCGACTGGAACGCTGGCGATGTAAATTCATTTATGGAAGGCTATTGGAAATCGGACTCCCTCGCGTTTATCGGCGCAAAAGGCCCCACTTACGGTTGGAAAAATACCCTTGAAAATTACAAAGTACGCTACCCCGACCGCGCCACGATGGGCACCCTGAAATTCACGATTTTACGGTTGAATGCGCTGGACAAAAACGCCTATTTTGTTATCGGCAAATGGCACCTTACGCGCCCAGAGAAAGGAGATATTGGAGGACATTACACCCTTGTTTTTAGGAAAATAGGTAGAAAATGGCTCATTGTCAGCGACCATACATCTTAA